From Candidatus Neomarinimicrobiota bacterium, the proteins below share one genomic window:
- a CDS encoding PBP1A family penicillin-binding protein, which translates to MMKQFKARGGQQKFKQRIYIALSLSIVFTIGLFVWIYFLAQDLPSLDELERYDPDLITRIVSSDDQVIQELFTTQRTLVKSNEIPPHVKKALIVTEDQRFYSHWGMNLFRTVYSISLNLLTGEIHGGASSLTQQLARSLYARIGFKQTYLRKIRELITAVQIEHTFTKEEILTMYLNTVYFGHGAYGIQAASTKYFNKRVENLTLDEGAILVGMLRAPAYYSPITHPDRSHHVRNVVINSMFREKAINAVERNYFKSLPIDTYTPDSMAAGNVAPHFGEYVRRQLEKEDDELGVDLYRDGLTIYTSLDTRMQTIANQVVAKELDRVQAIFDARMLDKNSQALAEILERYKIELTVDTVRLMISDSVEMTPQIEQLLTVQAQLISLDVETGQIKAMVGGKDFNKSKWNRATQMIRQPGSSFKAFLYTAAIDNGYPVTTTLLNQPVVIKTGKNDSTDWRPKNYDLSMGGETTLREGIRRSLNLIAVRTIQELIAPAAVVEKARAMGITTRLYPGDALALGASAVYPMEMAAAYAVYPRLGIWIQPLGILSVQDRFGGTLRNYTPDRKEVLGRGTSYIMISLLETVANRGTGVGARTRFGFHEPSGGKTGTTTGFTDAWYVGFTTRLSTAVWVGMDSQGISLGPGMAGSALGVPIWAQYMKAVYDSLDWDRQEFEIPEASIVYANVCSETHKLATEYCTPEREVFLPGTVPTQYCDIHGNLKKPDVIDF; encoded by the coding sequence ATGATGAAGCAATTCAAAGCCAGAGGTGGTCAGCAGAAGTTTAAGCAACGAATTTACATTGCGCTGAGCCTGAGTATCGTATTCACCATCGGTCTATTTGTCTGGATATATTTTTTAGCTCAGGACCTGCCCTCACTGGATGAGTTGGAACGTTACGACCCTGACCTGATCACCCGTATTGTTTCGTCTGATGATCAGGTGATCCAGGAACTTTTTACGACTCAACGCACCCTGGTCAAATCCAATGAAATTCCACCCCATGTAAAAAAGGCGCTTATCGTCACTGAAGACCAACGTTTTTACAGCCACTGGGGCATGAATCTTTTTAGAACCGTCTACAGCATCAGTCTTAATCTTCTGACTGGTGAAATACATGGTGGTGCCTCTTCGCTAACCCAGCAACTGGCACGTAGTCTATACGCCCGGATCGGTTTCAAGCAGACCTATCTACGAAAGATCCGAGAGCTGATCACAGCAGTTCAGATCGAACACACTTTTACCAAAGAAGAGATCCTGACCATGTACCTGAATACGGTGTATTTCGGACATGGAGCTTACGGTATCCAGGCGGCTTCCACCAAATATTTTAATAAACGGGTTGAAAATTTGACCCTTGACGAAGGTGCCATTCTGGTGGGTATGTTGAGAGCACCTGCTTATTATTCACCCATCACCCATCCTGATCGTTCTCACCATGTGCGCAATGTGGTGATCAATTCCATGTTCCGTGAAAAAGCCATCAATGCTGTTGAACGCAATTATTTCAAGTCCCTTCCTATTGATACTTATACTCCTGACAGTATGGCCGCCGGTAATGTAGCGCCTCATTTTGGAGAATATGTCCGCCGTCAACTTGAAAAAGAGGATGATGAGCTGGGTGTGGATCTCTATCGTGATGGCTTGACCATCTATACCAGTCTGGATACCCGAATGCAGACGATTGCCAACCAGGTGGTGGCCAAAGAACTGGATCGGGTTCAGGCCATTTTTGATGCGCGAATGCTTGATAAAAACTCTCAGGCATTGGCTGAAATTCTGGAAAGATATAAGATCGAGTTAACGGTTGATACGGTGCGACTGATGATCAGTGATTCAGTTGAGATGACACCGCAAATCGAACAATTATTAACAGTTCAGGCCCAGTTGATCTCGTTAGATGTTGAAACGGGTCAGATCAAAGCCATGGTCGGCGGTAAGGATTTCAATAAATCCAAATGGAACCGGGCGACCCAGATGATCCGGCAACCCGGGTCATCTTTTAAGGCATTTCTATACACGGCTGCTATTGATAATGGGTATCCTGTAACAACTACGTTGCTTAATCAGCCTGTGGTGATCAAGACCGGCAAGAATGATTCAACCGATTGGCGTCCCAAGAATTATGACCTTAGCATGGGAGGGGAGACCACCCTGCGAGAAGGAATTCGACGTTCATTGAATTTGATCGCTGTCAGAACAATTCAGGAATTAATAGCTCCGGCGGCGGTTGTAGAAAAAGCTCGAGCCATGGGTATCACAACACGGTTGTACCCCGGTGATGCGCTGGCTTTGGGAGCTTCTGCTGTTTACCCCATGGAAATGGCGGCGGCTTATGCCGTTTATCCCCGGTTAGGAATATGGATCCAACCGCTGGGAATTTTGTCAGTTCAGGATCGCTTTGGGGGAACACTGCGAAACTATACACCGGATCGTAAAGAGGTTTTGGGTCGTGGGACCTCATACATCATGATATCGCTGCTTGAGACCGTTGCCAATCGGGGGACCGGGGTTGGTGCTCGAACCAGATTTGGTTTTCATGAACCATCCGGAGGCAAGACCGGTACCACAACAGGCTTTACCGATGCCTGGTATGTGGGCTTTACTACGCGTTTATCCACAGCGGTCTGGGTTGGTATGGATTCTCAAGGTATCAGTCTTGGACCCGGTATGGCTGGCTCGGCATTAGGAGTGCCTATCTGGGCTCAGTACATGAAAGCTGTATATGATAGTCTGGACTGGGATCGGCAGGAATTCGAAATTCCAGAAGCATCCATTGTTTATGCAAATGTATGCTCAGAGACGCATAAGTTGGCTACTGAGTATTGCACCCCGGAGCGGGAGGTTTTCCTGCCTGGTACGGTACCCACTCAATATTGTGACATCCACGGGAATCTTAAAAAACCTGATGTAATTGATTTTTAA